The Sus scrofa isolate TJ Tabasco breed Duroc chromosome X, Sscrofa11.1, whole genome shotgun sequence genome has a segment encoding these proteins:
- the ZCCHC12 gene encoding LOW QUALITY PROTEIN: zinc finger CCHC domain-containing protein 12 (The sequence of the model RefSeq protein was modified relative to this genomic sequence to represent the inferred CDS: inserted 1 base in 1 codon), which produces MASIIARVGSSRRQNAPLPPWAHSMLRSLERSLGPLMANMAERNMKLFSGRVVPAQGEETFENWLIQVNGVLPDWNMSEEEKLKRLLKTLRGPAREVMRLLQAANPNLSVADFLHAMKLVFGESESSVTAHGRFFNTLQAQGEKASLYVIRLEVQLQNAIQAGIIAQKDANQTRLHQLLLGAELNGDLRFRLKNLLRMYANEQERLPNFLELIRMIREEEDWDDTFIKRKRAKRSESVVERATSPVAFQGSPPIVIGNADCNVIEIEDTPDDDSDEDVXLVESQDPPLSFSGSPPPRRRARPLDPVLVIDSPDNSQAQSPSTSRGSGSKNDGPGDMRRTRKRKYTIRCSYCGEEGHSKETCDNESNRAQVFENLIITLQELTHTEEEGPREAPAEPSDPSEPQ; this is translated from the exons ATGGCGAGCATCATTGCGCGCGTGGGTAGCAGCCGGCGGCAGAACGCACCCTTGCCGCCTTGGGCCCATTCTATGCTAAGGTCGCTAGAGAGGAGTCTTGGTCCTCTAATGGCCAACATGGCAGAGAGAAACATGAAGTTGTTCTCGGGGAGGGTGGTGCCAGCCCAGGGGGAAGAAACCTTTGAAAACTGGCTGATCCAAGTCAATGGGGTCCTGCCAGACTGGAATATGTCTGAGGAGGAAAAGCTCAAGCGCTTGCTGAAAACCCTGAGGGGCCCCGCCAGGGAGGTCATGCGTTTGCTGCAGGCGGCCAACCCCAACCTAAGTGTGGCAGATTTCTTGCACGCCATGAAATTGGTGTTTGGGGAGTCTGAAAGCAGCGTCACTGCCCACGGTAGATTTTTTAACACCTTGCAGGCGCAAGGGGAGAAAGCCTCCCTTTATGTGATCCGTTTAGAGGTGCAGCTCCAGAATGCTATTCAGGCAGGGATCATAGCTCAGAAAGATGCAAACCAGACTCGCTTGCACCAGCTCCTTTTGGGGGCTGAGCTGAATGGGGACCTGCGCTTCAGGCTCAAGAATCTTCTTAGGATGTATGCAAATGAGCAGGAGCGTCTCCCCAATTTCCTGGAGTTGATCAGAATGATAAGGGAGGAAGAGGATTGGGATGACACTTTCATTAAACGGAAGCGGGCCAAGAGATCTGAGTCAGTGGTGGAGAGGGCAACTAGCCCAGTGGCATTTCAGGGCTCCCCACCCATAGTGATTGGCAATGCCGACTGCAACGTGATAGAGATAGAGGATACCCCCGATGACGACTCGGATGAGGACG ATCTGGTGGAGTCTCAGGACCCCCCACTTTCCTTCTCAGGTTCTCCTCCCCCCAGGCGCAGAGCCAGACCCCTGGATCCAGTGCTAGTCATTGATTCCCCCGACAATTCTCAGGCTCAATCGCCTTCCACCAGCAGGGGGTCTGGGTCTAAGAATGACGGTCCCGGGGATATGCGTAGAACCCGGAAGCGAAAATACACCATCCGCTGTTCCTATTGTGGTGAGGAGGGCCACTCAAAGGAAACCTGTGACAATGAGAGCAACAGGGCCCAGGTGTTTGAGAATCTGATCATCACCCTGCAGGAGCTGACACACACTGAGGAGGAAGGGCCGAGAGAGGCCCCTGCTGAGCCCAGCGacccttctgagccacagtga